A segment of the Nostoc sp. TCL26-01 genome:
ATTTATACGAACGAAGTATTGCCTCTACTTTGAACAATTTATCTCCTAATTCAAACATTTTGCAACAGACCCAGCAAGCAGGAGAAGAATCTGGGTCTTTTAAAGGCTTGAGTTTTGGTAAATCATCTCGATGACAAACTCGACAAGGTTCATAACTTGCTTTTTGTTTGAGGAAATCACTAAGGTAAATTTCAAATTTACGATTTTTCTGCGTGGGTAGTTGTTTAGTTGTTATTTGCTTCCAATACGTGCCAAACTCTTTTTGATTGGTATATTGAGTAGGAAAAAGTAAATAATCAATCGCTAAAAATATTTTTCCTTTAAAGCTAGTCATCAGCCATTTGTTAAAGCTGCTACGTACAAAGTTGATAACATTCTCTACTTTTTTTAGATCGCCAAACCCTAGAATATAAAAATTACCGCCGCCAGCATAAATAACATTCGTGCGCGGCAAATCTAATCTGTCTAAGATTTGCTGTACGATTTCCTCTGTAACTAATTCCAAATAAAAACTTCTTGCTCGTAAAGATTTCAGCGCTCCATCAGAAGAAATAGTGTAGATAAACTTTTGAATACCTGATAAATCACCTGCAATTAGACTGAGATATTCAGATGCAGAATTATCAGTAAAGACAGCAGCTACTGCGGATGTTACCCTGACTATATCAATTAGGGCTATGTCATCTGCCTCACAAAAGCTGATATAAGAACCAAATTTTTCCAAAATCATCATCAGCAGCGATAGATTTTCCCAGTCGTGAAGATTTAACTGAAGGTGCTTAATCTCATCTTTAATTTGCTGTTTTAATCCTTCCAATTTATCTTGTGTAGGCTTCTCATTTGAAGAATAAGGTTGAGGATAGGGAATGCTGGGATACTTATCTTTATTTTCAATCGCTTTTGCCTCCCAATAATACTGTTTGTCTTGACCTTTATCCAGTTTCACATGGTCAAATAACAAACGTAGAGGTTTAAAAATAAAAATATTATCATTTGGCTGTTGCAGTATGCCATTATCACACCAGTGTAGTTGTTCCTTGGCTTTGTTGGTCGCATCACAATCTTCAGGAAAGTAACATTCTTTTGGTAAATTAGCACCAGCCCATTTCGTCATAGCCCATACACCTTGTTGGGCAATAATTAAAGCTATATTTTTAGGAGAAGTTGGTGAATCTTTCATAACAACTTTGTACTGGCTAAGTCAGTCTTAAATAATTAGAGATAAACGATTATCATTATTGGGCTAACTGCTACAGCAATGCTTTCACTCGCCTAAGCAGCACCTGTGGAAAAATTCCTACCTTTCCCCGCACCCAAGGGCCACTTGTAATTTCCAAATAAGGTTCTGATTGATGCACTTGTTCTATCTGTGCCAAACTACTATGAATTACGGCTACAGGGATTAAATTTCCTCTATCTCGACAAAATTCATGCCATACACCTATCGCCTCTGGCTTAGAGCTAATAATCAAGTAGTGGGTACAAGCTTCTAAAATTGGCAGTTTTTCTGGCTGTACCATTCCCCCTACATCGACAATTACCAAAGACTTCTGTCGTCGCAGTTGTAATATTGATTGAGCATGATAGGGAAAAAACCGTTCTGTTAATTTACCCTTGTTGCGTAGTTTGAAGGCTTCGATTTCTTCGTCTGTCGTCTCCCTATCTAATTCCAAAACATAGTTACCTTCACCATCCCAGTGAGCGCGTTGCAGGTAAATATCAGGATGCTCAGATAATAGCGCTTGAAACAAAGCATGAGATAGCACACTTTTACCACTGTCAGGCGGCCCGACAATCATCAGTGCTGGACATAAACCAACTTCGCTAGTTTTTGGCTGAACCAGTCCATGATTTTGTCGTCCGTTTTCTGGACTTATGGGAATGACTTGACCAATATAGACTTGACGTGAGTTAGTGGCGGATACGACTGCACCTAGACGAGGATCATAGCAAGCTATCCAAGCGGTAGGATGGAGTACGTGGGTTAAATAAGAATAAACCCACATCGGTGCGCGACCAGAAATTACCACTCCACCTGTAGTATCAATACCAGAAGGTAGTTCTAGGTTTTTTAGATCCTGTGGTTCTATGACGCGATCGCTCGTAGTCAATTCAATCGATAATACTTGATACTTTAAATTTTGTATAAGCAGCGATTCACTTAGGTGTAGGTGCAGAGATATAATAACGCCCTCCCCAAATTTTTAGTAATTTTCTTTTCTCTGTTATTCTGCCATACTTAGTAGAATACCCGTCTTCTACTGAGTTTGCTATTCTTACATTAAGGTTAAAAATAAACATTGAGTTTTTAATTATGCAATCATCAACTCAATATCCCACATGATTTTTTACAGTTTAACAGCTTTTTTAAGCTCATATAAACGTTTTACATTAAGTAACATTAAACACTTTTTATTGGGAAAAAATTAAACTGAGTGTACTGGTAGCTTAATTAAATAGGTTTTAAATTTGACTAAAGAATTTTATTTATCGCCTACACCACAAATATTGCAATGGCTAGCTGCGGGACAACTAGCAAATCGGCTAGTGCGATCGCTGCGGTTATTGGTGCTGATCAATAAGCTCTATGCTAGTCAGACAGACTGGAGAGATAAACTACCTACGGTTTTTACATATTCACAGTTACGCGATCGCTTATTTGCCTATCGTCACCCCAAAAGCGATAGATTAAATGCTCAACAAATCAGAGAACAGTGTAGCGATCATAGTTGTATTTGTCATCAAACTTTCGCAGAAATTGTCTTTGAGCAGAACTTCCAACAACCTGACACTCAATGGCAAGATGAAATTATCCTGCTGACAGGAATTGAGCAACAAGAGTTACAAGATATACTGCAAGAACGCCCCTTTGCTACTGTGCATCGTTCCATTCGTGATGACTTAAAACAATTGGTACAGCTAGGATGGTTATATCTCACTGATTCAGGAAAGTATCGATATTTGGCAAGGGAAGAATTACCCAATGTTCCTTTGGCAGTATCTTCTAGTTTACCAACTACACACAACCGCAATAGCTTGTCTGACCTTTCTGAACAACAGACTTGGGAACTGCTGCGAGTTTTAGAGTCAATATCTTTTGTTCAACCAAATTTGTCATTAATTATCGGTAAGTTATGGGAGCGAATCACAGACAGTTCCTCATCAAGCAAGTTAGATAACCAAGATCCACCCCAAAGAATATTCCTGCATTTGGACTACATTCTTTCTCAGCCAATGCAAGACCGTGTGGACAATTATCAAGAACAGATAGAAGAACTTTGGCGTAAACCTCCTGGTGGTGTGGTGCAGTTTGAGTATTGGATCGCAGCTACAGAAAATAAAGTCAAAGTTACTGTCTACCCAGTATGTTTGCATTACTGGCGACGTGCTAAATACCTTAGTGCTTATGGAATAGACCCGAATGGAGATATGGGATGGCATAATTATCGCTTGGATCGGATTGCTGGTAATGGCGTTTCATCCAGCGTCAGCGATGGTCTCCGAGCGACTGGAGGTCATCGCCTCAAAGTGTTACCTTGGGGCGACCCTCTTGTTCCGCAACAATTAAAGCAGATGTGGCGGACAGGCGATTTACCCACACCAGAATATATTGCTAGGGAATTGAAAGCTGCTTGGGGGTTTAATTTCTATCTCAAAAAAGAATTGCTTATCCTCCGCTTTAGGGCAAAATTTGCCAAGTGGTATGTAGATAACACCACAAGACATCCTACTTTTCGAGAGGTTTTACATGACCAATTATCACAGTTGATTACTCAAAATATTCCCCAGTCTCAAGAACGCCAGAAGTTGTTAAAAATTATTAGTCAATCTCCTCAAAAAGATGTTTATTACATAGCTTGGATACGTGCTGGTGACATTAATGTTTATATGCGTTTGCGAGAATGGCGACCGAATGGTGAAGTGATTGCTCCACTTTCTATTCGTGAACAAATGATCTCAGAAGCAGAAAAAGAATTAGAAAATTATCAATATTAACTAAGATGCTTGTACCTAAAAACAACAACAGTCCTCAGATAGAAAACCTATTTTCACCCCGTTCTCCAATAGATTTTTTGGGTTTTGCCGTAGTAGGAGTTATTATCAATTTACTCTCTGGTGGTGAACCTCTGGGATTTTTGGGAGTAGCAGTTTTATTTCTATATTGGTTTTGGGTGGACTATCGCCGAACTAGAAAGTTATCTAAACAGTTAGGGTTATCTTTTGATAGCAAAGAACCTGCCAAGGGTGCTAAAGGATTGATTCTTTTACTTAGTCCTTACTCACCTCGTCAAGTATCATTGAAAGATGAGACACAACTCAAACCATTGGTAGAATATATTCTGACCACACCTGTTGAGAAGTTGCAACTGGCAGATTTTCAACGTATTGACCTATTTAATTCCAATCTTTTACCGCAATATCTCTGATATTAGTGGGATAGGTTCATGACAGTCCAGAGCAGATGCTAAAAATAAGTTCTCCACATTACCTTCAATTCAATC
Coding sequences within it:
- a CDS encoding TIGR03985 family CRISPR-associated protein, whose amino-acid sequence is MTKEFYLSPTPQILQWLAAGQLANRLVRSLRLLVLINKLYASQTDWRDKLPTVFTYSQLRDRLFAYRHPKSDRLNAQQIREQCSDHSCICHQTFAEIVFEQNFQQPDTQWQDEIILLTGIEQQELQDILQERPFATVHRSIRDDLKQLVQLGWLYLTDSGKYRYLAREELPNVPLAVSSSLPTTHNRNSLSDLSEQQTWELLRVLESISFVQPNLSLIIGKLWERITDSSSSSKLDNQDPPQRIFLHLDYILSQPMQDRVDNYQEQIEELWRKPPGGVVQFEYWIAATENKVKVTVYPVCLHYWRRAKYLSAYGIDPNGDMGWHNYRLDRIAGNGVSSSVSDGLRATGGHRLKVLPWGDPLVPQQLKQMWRTGDLPTPEYIARELKAAWGFNFYLKKELLILRFRAKFAKWYVDNTTRHPTFREVLHDQLSQLITQNIPQSQERQKLLKIISQSPQKDVYYIAWIRAGDINVYMRLREWRPNGEVIAPLSIREQMISEAEKELENYQY
- the crn3 gene encoding CRISPR-associated ring nuclease Crn3/Csx3; translation: MTTSDRVIEPQDLKNLELPSGIDTTGGVVISGRAPMWVYSYLTHVLHPTAWIACYDPRLGAVVSATNSRQVYIGQVIPISPENGRQNHGLVQPKTSEVGLCPALMIVGPPDSGKSVLSHALFQALLSEHPDIYLQRAHWDGEGNYVLELDRETTDEEIEAFKLRNKGKLTERFFPYHAQSILQLRRQKSLVIVDVGGMVQPEKLPILEACTHYLIISSKPEAIGVWHEFCRDRGNLIPVAVIHSSLAQIEQVHQSEPYLEITSGPWVRGKVGIFPQVLLRRVKALL